The following are from one region of the Candidatus Krumholzibacteriia bacterium genome:
- a CDS encoding DUF2938 domain-containing protein, with translation MSIGADHIAGAIAVGIGATMVMDLWNLFLKRAFGIASLNYCLLGRWLRHMPGGTFRHKKITAAPQKSFECATGWMAHYTIGVTFALVLVVATSGDWLLQPTLLPALLYGIATVVFPFFIMQPSLGLGIASSRTPKPAQARLKSLATHTVFGLGLYVCARGVSYLLRARA, from the coding sequence ATGAGCATCGGGGCAGACCACATCGCCGGCGCAATTGCCGTTGGCATTGGTGCGACCATGGTAATGGATCTTTGGAATCTGTTCCTGAAGCGCGCGTTTGGCATTGCATCACTCAACTACTGCTTGCTCGGGCGCTGGCTTCGCCACATGCCGGGAGGCACTTTCAGGCATAAGAAGATCACCGCCGCGCCGCAGAAGTCATTTGAGTGCGCGACCGGCTGGATGGCCCATTACACCATTGGTGTCACGTTCGCGCTGGTGCTTGTTGTGGCTACCTCCGGTGACTGGCTCTTGCAACCCACCTTGCTGCCCGCGCTGCTATACGGCATTGCCACCGTGGTCTTTCCGTTCTTCATCATGCAGCCGTCGCTTGGCCTCGGCATTGCCTCATCGAGAACCCCGAAGCCAGCGCAGGCCAGACTGAAGAGCCTTGCAACGCACACCGTGTTCGGACTCGGGCTGTACGTGTGCGCCAGGGGAGTAAGCTACCTGCTTCGGGCCCGCGCCTGA